The DNA window TTTTCCTTTCCTGGCAGCCCTGTGTGTCGGGAGCTGCCTCTTCATCGGATACCTTTCAGGAAAACCCAATTACGGAAGCCTTTCCAGCCTGGGTGCCCTGACCATCCTGTATTTTACTTCCGCACCCATTACCCAGCGCATGGTGCATCTTGCGGTTTGTGCCCTGGGGATTGTCTTTTCATTTTCGGTAAGCCTTTTTTTCAGCTTTAATGCGTATGTGGCCGGTTGTTCATTGGGAATCATTGCTTTCCTGGCCCATTTTATAACGTCTTATTTCAGGATCTCACCGCCGGGAAACTTCTTTTTCATTATGGTGGCTGCTATGGCAAGTACCTATCCTTTTGATCCGGAACTGATTCCTGTCAGGGTAGGCCTGGTTGCCATGGGAGCGATGCTGTCGTGTTCCTTGGCTTTCTTCTATTCCGTTTTTATTGAAAAAAGCAAAGTTACAACGGTGCCGAGAAGGGTATTCAATAAAAAGCGGTATACGAAATTTGTGGAGAGTGCCGTCATCGGTTTTTTTATGATGCTTACCTTGATTACGGGACATCTGCTGCAGTTCAGGAATACCTACTGGATCTCCATTGCAGCGGTTGCCATCATCCAGGGCCGGAATTTTGAGCATGTCCGCCAGCGGAATATGCACAGGATCCTGGGTACATTTATCGGAATAGGTTTTGCATGGCTTATTCTTTTACTGCATCCCAATAAGCTGATGATGATTGTGATGATTACCGTACTGCAGTTTGTTATTGAACTGCTTATCATGCGGAATTACGGACTGGCTGTAGCATTTATTACGCCCCTCACGATCCTGCTTGTTGAAACGGGCAGCAATGTCCCGCATCCGGTAGGAGACCTGATCGAAGCCCGGCTCCTGGATACGGTAATCGGAAGCCTTATCGGACTGGCTGCCGGTTATTTTCTGCACCATCAGCAGATCATCAACCGGCTGGAAAAGCAGGTCCGGTATTCTTATTTTCAGTTTAAAAAATTAAAAAAATAACGATGATGCGTCTATTGTTCTTATCTGTTTTCCTTCTTGCCGCCTGCAACCAGAAAGCCCAGGATTCCAAAGTAAATGAGGAACTGGAAGTACAGTTTTCCCTGCCCAAAAAGCTGAAGGAGGTTTCCGGTATCGCTTTATCCCAAGATAAAAAGACCATCTGGGCCATTGAAGACCAAGGCAATAAGAATGTTGTGTACGGACTCGATGCCGAAGGAAAGCTTACAGCGGATGTATTGGTTGAAAACGCTGAGAACAACGACTGGGAAGATATCACAGCCGATGAGCACGGAGACCTGTACATTGGTGATTTCGGGAACAACGAAAACGACAGGCAGAATCTTTCCATTTTAAAGATCGATCTTAAAAATACCGGGCAGAAGTCAACGAAGGTGATTCAGACCACTCAATTCCATTATGAGGGCCAGAAGGAATTTCCGCCCAAAAAATCCGGGCTGCTTTATGATTGCGAAGCTTTTGTGGCCATGAAAGGCTATTTCTATCTCTTTTCCAAAAACAGGAGCAAAGGATTTGACGGAACATTCCTAATTTTCCGTATCCCCAATAAAGCAGGGAATTTTGAAGCCAAGCTCATCGGAAGATTACAGCTGCAGGGAAAATACGATGATGCCGCCATTACTTCTGCTGCAGTCTCGACTACACATGATAAGGTCGTATTGTTGACCCATAAAAACATCCATATCCTTTCCGGATTTTCCCCGGATGACTTTTCACAGGCACAGATCCGTAAACTCCCCCTGCACCATAATTCCCAGAAGGAAGCTGTTGTATTTCTCAATGACCATACGCTGCTTATTGTGGATGAGAAAGATAAAAAAACAGGAGGGAATGTGTACCGGTTTTCTTTGCCATAGCAGTACACGAAAATTATTTCTTGCTTAAGAATTCATTAACTGAATTCGTATAAATTGCATAATCCTATATGTCCGGATCCATTAGGATCAGTGATATGTAAGACTATTTTCTGTGTTCCCATCTATTGAGTTGAACAATGAGCTCAAAATCATGATAACAATTGATTTTATAATTATTCTGATCTTTATTTTAATACGACAAGTTTTGTCGCTTTGCCCATGTACCTTTGTTACAGGATGATTAAATAATGCTCATTATCCTGTTAAATTATCATTTTGCCTCTTTTACCGGTGGAATAAAAAGAGTATTTTAGCCGCGAAATTTTTATTAAAACAATACCAACAAACTTCAAAAAACATGAGTATGAAGAAATTTTATACTGGCGCTTATTTCTTATGCGCAGTTCTGAGTATGTCTGCCCAGAATGTTCTCTGGCAGAAAGACATTGAGTCTTCCTCACAGGATTTCCTGTCCCAGGTAACCACAACCATTGATCAGCAGTACTTAATTACCGGAAGTTCCATTCAGTCCAGAAAGCTTTCTGGGGAAAGCAGTCAAAACCTGGGCTACGACTATCACCTGATAAAATTTAACCAGTCAGGAGAACAGGTTTGGGAAAAATATTTTTCAGGGCAAAACCATGATTTTTTATCCGCTACGGTGAACACCCAGGAAGGAGGATTCCTTCTGGCAGGGACAAGTTTTTCTGGCAAAGGCTTAGATAAGAAGGAGGATTCTAAAGGTGGATCAGACATTTGGTTGGTTCGGATCAATGAGTTTGGAGACGAAGTCTGGCAGAAGACTTTAGGCACTTCTTCGGATGAAGAAGCGAGGTCGGTGATCCAGACCACGGACTTAGGATTTTTTGTGGCCGGGAATATCCAGAACTCAGAAAAAGGCTACGGATCCAAAGATGCCTGGATCATCAGGTTGGATAAAAACGGTAAGGAGATCTCCCAATTGATCTTAGGCGGCAGAGGCCTGGATGAAGTGGAAAAGATGATCCCGACGAAAGACGGCGGTGCCTTATTAGGGATGTATTCCAGGAGCGGAAAGGCTAATATAAATGATGATCGATCATTGATGAATGATACTAATACGAACGCAGGAT is part of the Chryseobacterium camelliae genome and encodes:
- a CDS encoding FUSC family protein, which gives rise to MKVRNPVPQRFHYLLEFKQTERKWHFPFLAALCVGSCLFIGYLSGKPNYGSLSSLGALTILYFTSAPITQRMVHLAVCALGIVFSFSVSLFFSFNAYVAGCSLGIIAFLAHFITSYFRISPPGNFFFIMVAAMASTYPFDPELIPVRVGLVAMGAMLSCSLAFFYSVFIEKSKVTTVPRRVFNKKRYTKFVESAVIGFFMMLTLITGHLLQFRNTYWISIAAVAIIQGRNFEHVRQRNMHRILGTFIGIGFAWLILLLHPNKLMMIVMITVLQFVIELLIMRNYGLAVAFITPLTILLVETGSNVPHPVGDLIEARLLDTVIGSLIGLAAGYFLHHQQIINRLEKQVRYSYFQFKKLKK